One region of Candidatus Peribacteraceae bacterium genomic DNA includes:
- a CDS encoding PrsW family glutamic-type intramembrane protease: protein MTLDTFLLVLALAILLHSIWTGLLPMFRVSEASRAVLHRGGPSTALRFRTIAALIAVCVLLFVRYLWTIEGLWQQIVKQGDIGIILLSFLGVVGIGSLFSRYGKRLLALPLLLAAVVAADHWFLRLGIAATAMEWAPRAETLLILLSLAAVVGLLFLLHDMRGSKITMRYRYTVAFFTATLFTWVLILAHAEFSGAESRHDPFILALALTCIIIAWKLLFSPGHPGVKAALIATSVFWLQYASLRYESQTALRTYLLAVLLSSLPALMVCASLILRNVRRMNFVLLSFLGGILSTAPIVLYNVLVENVTVVNFFIATITFRSIPSSASLFFNRQAFGDLSLLQSTLVTQLLIFFLLALLEEGSKTWMVRRGSAPFSRTLTDMLCAGILVSIGFSVAENMLNPTYFMDAVYEFTSLMNGASLARLLGTMVSRSFVVAFVHVLATTVATYHIGVALFASPGLEKQFSDQKLHPLLGLIHGILYMKSEATFQHVQYIRGILYAVLIHGAFNYSMGLLDLLRTPSTIHSGVVRNFLLLMPGQNAALPISFVIAVYFLGGSWLLRRLFVSARRMQDNGDVIAKFEADADKASVSYDELITASPAQPAATVVPPEQTSRQVIEGAQ from the coding sequence ATGACACTGGACACATTCCTCCTCGTGCTTGCGCTCGCCATCCTGCTCCACAGCATTTGGACGGGATTGCTGCCCATGTTCCGCGTGAGTGAAGCTTCCCGTGCCGTCCTCCACCGCGGCGGCCCCTCCACCGCCCTCCGCTTCCGCACCATCGCGGCGCTCATCGCCGTCTGCGTCCTGCTCTTTGTCCGGTACCTGTGGACCATCGAAGGGTTGTGGCAACAGATCGTTAAGCAGGGCGACATAGGGATCATTCTCCTCTCCTTCCTGGGCGTGGTGGGGATAGGCAGCCTCTTCTCCCGCTACGGAAAGCGCTTGCTTGCCCTGCCTCTCCTCCTCGCCGCCGTCGTGGCTGCCGACCATTGGTTCCTCCGCCTCGGTATCGCCGCCACGGCCATGGAATGGGCTCCGCGCGCGGAAACCCTTCTCATACTCCTCTCCCTCGCGGCGGTCGTGGGCTTGCTCTTCCTGCTGCACGATATGAGGGGAAGCAAGATCACTATGCGTTACCGATACACGGTCGCCTTCTTTACGGCGACATTGTTCACCTGGGTCCTGATCCTGGCGCATGCGGAATTCTCCGGCGCCGAATCGCGCCATGACCCCTTCATCCTCGCCCTCGCACTTACGTGCATCATCATCGCCTGGAAGCTCCTCTTCAGCCCGGGGCATCCGGGCGTCAAGGCCGCGCTCATCGCCACCTCCGTCTTCTGGCTGCAGTACGCCTCCCTCCGCTACGAGAGTCAAACGGCCCTTCGCACGTACCTCCTCGCCGTGCTTTTGAGCAGTCTTCCCGCACTGATGGTGTGTGCGTCCCTCATTTTGCGCAACGTACGCCGGATGAACTTCGTGCTCCTCTCGTTCCTCGGCGGCATCCTCTCCACCGCCCCCATCGTGCTCTACAACGTGCTCGTGGAGAACGTCACGGTGGTGAACTTCTTCATAGCGACCATTACGTTCCGCAGCATCCCGTCCTCCGCCTCCCTCTTCTTCAATCGCCAGGCTTTCGGCGACCTCTCGTTGCTGCAATCAACGCTGGTCACGCAGCTGCTGATCTTCTTCCTCCTCGCGTTGCTGGAGGAGGGGAGTAAGACGTGGATGGTGCGGAGGGGAAGCGCCCCGTTCTCCCGGACCCTCACGGACATGCTGTGCGCGGGCATTTTGGTGAGCATCGGTTTCAGCGTCGCGGAGAACATGCTGAACCCCACCTACTTCATGGATGCCGTGTACGAGTTCACGTCCCTGATGAACGGAGCGTCGCTCGCCCGCCTCCTGGGCACCATGGTCAGCCGGTCGTTCGTGGTGGCATTCGTGCACGTGCTCGCCACAACCGTCGCCACCTACCACATCGGCGTTGCGCTCTTCGCGTCGCCCGGCCTGGAGAAGCAGTTCTCAGACCAGAAGCTGCACCCGCTCCTCGGCTTGATTCACGGCATCCTCTACATGAAATCGGAGGCAACCTTCCAGCACGTGCAGTACATCCGGGGCATTTTGTACGCCGTCCTCATCCATGGCGCTTTCAACTATTCCATGGGTCTGCTGGATCTCCTCCGCACACCGAGCACCATCCATTCCGGCGTCGTGAGGAACTTCCTGCTCCTCATGCCCGGCCAGAACGCCGCGCTCCCCATTTCCTTCGTCATCGCCGTGTACTTCCTGGGCGGAAGCTGGCTGCTGCGCCGCCTGTTCGTCTCGGCGCGCCGCATGCAGGATAACGGCGACGTGATTGCCAAGTTCGAGGCGGATGCGGACAAAGCGAGCGTGAGCTACGACGAGCTCATTACGGCGTCACCCGCCCAACCTGCGGCAACCGTTGTTCCGCCCGAACAAACATCACGGCAAGTGATTGAAGGAGCGCAGTGA
- a CDS encoding glycosyltransferase family 2 protein, which translates to MRQQSQAVSVIIPAFEEESTIRSIITVAERHPLVDEVIVVDDGSTDGTADAARTTSAIVIERKENQGKGSAMNAGVRQAKGDVLVFLDADLTGFTASMLTSLIQPVRSGRYDMFTLIRDRYMEPIQSLSNKINIGGERALRRALWSAVPAEERRGFDVELSLNYYASTLGKKVGVLPVPGLDHIVKERKHGFVRGATERMGMLTSMTKTYVKLYLFRGTATVITDA; encoded by the coding sequence ATGAGACAACAATCACAGGCTGTTTCTGTCATCATCCCCGCTTTCGAAGAAGAGTCCACCATCCGTTCCATCATCACCGTCGCCGAACGCCACCCCTTGGTGGATGAGGTGATTGTGGTGGACGACGGCTCAACGGACGGCACCGCTGATGCCGCGCGTACCACGTCCGCAATCGTCATTGAGCGCAAGGAGAACCAAGGAAAAGGGAGCGCGATGAATGCGGGCGTGCGGCAGGCGAAGGGCGATGTCCTTGTGTTCCTGGATGCCGACCTCACGGGGTTCACCGCATCCATGCTCACGTCCCTCATCCAGCCCGTGCGGAGCGGCCGCTACGACATGTTTACGCTGATCCGTGACCGGTACATGGAACCCATCCAATCCCTCTCCAACAAGATCAATATCGGCGGTGAACGCGCGCTGCGGCGCGCATTGTGGTCTGCCGTCCCGGCGGAGGAGAGGCGCGGATTCGACGTGGAGCTGTCTCTGAACTACTACGCCTCTACACTCGGGAAGAAGGTGGGTGTGCTCCCCGTCCCGGGTCTCGACCACATCGTGAAGGAACGCAAGCACGGCTTCGTGAGGGGCGCTACGGAGCGGATGGGGATGCTGACGAGCATGACGAAGACGTACGTCAAATTGTATCTCTTCCGCGGAACGGCCACCGTCATCACCGATGCCTGA
- a CDS encoding bifunctional alpha,alpha-trehalose-phosphate synthase (UDP-forming)/trehalose-phosphatase: MSTLILVSNRLPLSVERKKGKPHFTRSIGGVATGLERIHRAGEKNLWIGWPGIARERLSRNERQRVASSLLETDRALPVWLAHDDIEKHYNGFCNGTLWPLFHTFPQYVRFRKAEWESYRRVNEQFSKMILQHATDGDTVWIHDFHLLLLPQLLRQANPTLTIGFFLHIPFPSFELIRMLPWRNSILSGMAGADLVGFHTYDDALHYLKGMQRILGVDHEVGQMLIEGRTVTVDAFPLGIDFDRYVHLARTRSTAKAVRQLRRDIGDRSAILSLDRLDYTKGITRRLEAFRRLLQREPQYRGKVVLLLVVPPSRTKVRQYRDMRREIDELAGGINGAFGTLEWTPVRYLSRSFDAASLVSLYVTADIALVTPLRDGMNLIAKEYLACRTGNSGVLVLSEMAGAAKELSEAVIVNPAYEDSIVNGLVEALRMPKREQLRRNKVMRASLRRRTADWWAQKFLTALAHVKELQGSLSATYMNDSSRTELINRHRNAKRRLLLLDYDGSLVPFRSKPDQAVPSQRVLRLLRKLSERGEVVVTSGRLRRDLHQWFSKLPIGLMAEHGTWVRKRGGEWERTQELPVEWKENVRDVLQQYMDITPGSFIEEKDYALAWHCRMVDPELRAVRTRDLMGVLRDLTASIPLDIHEGKRVIEVKHVGVDKGKGALQWLRRKPFDFLFAMGDDWTDEDLFSALPADALTVKVGPSPSIATYRLPTHMQMLSLLEAFAENRVGK, from the coding sequence ATGTCCACCCTCATCCTCGTCTCCAACCGTCTTCCGCTGAGCGTCGAACGGAAGAAAGGCAAACCGCACTTCACCCGGAGCATCGGCGGCGTTGCGACAGGCTTGGAACGAATCCACCGCGCCGGGGAGAAGAACCTTTGGATCGGCTGGCCCGGGATCGCCCGGGAACGCCTGTCGCGGAACGAGCGGCAACGCGTGGCATCGTCCCTTTTGGAGACGGACCGTGCCCTTCCCGTATGGCTCGCGCACGATGACATCGAGAAGCACTACAACGGCTTCTGCAACGGGACCCTGTGGCCTCTCTTCCACACCTTCCCCCAATACGTCCGCTTCCGAAAAGCCGAATGGGAGAGTTACCGCCGCGTGAACGAACAGTTCAGCAAGATGATCCTTCAGCACGCAACGGACGGGGACACCGTCTGGATCCATGACTTCCACCTGCTCCTCCTGCCGCAACTGCTGCGGCAGGCGAACCCCACGCTCACCATCGGGTTCTTCCTGCATATTCCGTTTCCGTCATTCGAGCTTATCCGCATGCTCCCGTGGAGGAACAGCATCCTCTCCGGGATGGCCGGTGCGGATCTGGTGGGTTTCCACACGTACGACGACGCTCTCCACTACCTCAAGGGCATGCAGAGGATCCTGGGGGTGGACCACGAGGTGGGGCAGATGCTCATCGAAGGGAGAACGGTGACGGTGGATGCCTTCCCGCTGGGCATCGATTTCGACCGCTACGTGCATCTCGCACGCACCCGCTCCACCGCCAAGGCGGTGCGGCAACTGCGCCGCGACATCGGCGATCGGTCTGCCATCCTTTCCCTCGACCGGCTGGATTACACCAAAGGCATCACCCGGCGCCTGGAGGCGTTCCGAAGGTTGCTGCAGCGCGAGCCGCAGTACCGCGGCAAGGTGGTGCTTCTTCTCGTCGTACCGCCATCGCGCACCAAAGTCCGCCAGTACCGGGACATGCGCAGGGAGATCGACGAGCTCGCGGGCGGCATCAACGGCGCGTTCGGCACGTTGGAATGGACACCGGTCCGTTACCTTTCCCGCTCCTTTGACGCCGCCTCCTTGGTGAGCCTGTACGTGACGGCGGACATCGCGCTCGTCACTCCCTTGCGCGACGGTATGAACCTCATTGCGAAGGAATACCTTGCCTGCAGAACGGGGAACAGCGGTGTGTTGGTGCTGAGCGAGATGGCCGGCGCCGCCAAGGAACTGAGCGAGGCGGTGATCGTCAATCCCGCGTACGAGGACAGCATCGTGAACGGGCTGGTGGAAGCGCTTCGCATGCCCAAGAGGGAACAGCTGCGGCGGAACAAAGTGATGCGCGCCTCGCTCCGCCGCCGCACCGCGGACTGGTGGGCGCAGAAGTTCCTTACGGCACTTGCACACGTCAAGGAGCTCCAGGGGAGTCTCTCCGCCACCTACATGAACGATTCGTCTCGTACGGAACTCATCAACCGTCACCGTAACGCCAAACGCCGGCTCCTCCTGCTCGATTACGACGGAAGCCTTGTCCCTTTCCGATCCAAACCGGACCAGGCAGTGCCCTCCCAACGCGTCTTGCGTCTCCTGCGGAAGCTTTCCGAACGGGGGGAAGTGGTGGTCACCAGCGGCCGGTTGCGCCGTGATCTGCACCAATGGTTCTCCAAGCTCCCCATCGGACTCATGGCGGAGCACGGCACATGGGTGCGTAAGCGGGGAGGGGAGTGGGAGCGTACGCAGGAACTGCCCGTGGAGTGGAAGGAGAACGTCCGCGACGTCCTCCAGCAGTACATGGACATCACTCCCGGCTCCTTCATTGAGGAAAAGGACTACGCCCTCGCCTGGCACTGCCGCATGGTGGATCCGGAATTGCGCGCCGTTCGCACGCGCGACCTCATGGGCGTCCTGCGCGACCTCACCGCCAGCATCCCGCTGGACATCCATGAGGGAAAGCGCGTCATAGAGGTGAAGCACGTGGGCGTGGATAAGGGCAAGGGGGCTCTGCAGTGGCTCCGGAGAAAGCCTTTCGATTTCCTCTTCGCCATGGGTGATGACTGGACGGACGAAGACCTCTTCAGCGCCCTCCCTGCCGACGCGCTCACCGTCAAAGTCGGCCCTTCCCCTTCCATCGCCACATACCGCCTCCCCACACACATGCAGATGCTCTCGCTCCTCGAAGCGTTCGCGGAGAATAGGGTTGGGAAATGA
- the mgtE gene encoding magnesium transporter encodes MDDTLLQTVDGLLNSKNDQDLRRFLLQKNPRAIADVIDGLSHGKRKTFALLPPEVQAEAVLLLSEASVHSVVARLPDYTIARFLHFLTEDDATDILQQLPKRRHPHVLDKMQEDRRKRIEKLLTFGPETAGGLMDLNFIEVESHATVPTVSVAMQEYVRHHHRQVPVVLLRTGKGVGYIPSRTLLSSPGHAKMESVAQPIPIFSHNADREQVLERMGREGTDIGCVVDDNQKIIGVIHLNDLLWVAEEEATEDVYLLGAVNPMEGSYMETKFATIWRKRVVWLSILFIAELFTFTALARFESSIAAVTALALFVPLTISTGGNSGSQAATLITRAMALGDVTPREWLRVLRRELLMGMALGATLGAVAFFRASLTPQSVLGIADRWALAQVVAYSVGAICLWGTVVGSMLPIAFKRFGIDPGYASSPFVATFVDVTGIVIYFSIANVFILH; translated from the coding sequence ATGGATGATACGCTGCTGCAGACCGTAGACGGCCTCCTCAATTCGAAGAACGACCAGGACCTCCGGCGATTTCTGCTGCAGAAGAACCCGCGCGCCATCGCGGACGTGATTGACGGACTCTCGCACGGCAAGCGGAAGACGTTCGCCCTGCTTCCGCCGGAAGTTCAGGCGGAAGCGGTGCTCCTCCTCTCCGAAGCGAGCGTGCACTCCGTGGTCGCCCGTCTCCCCGATTACACCATCGCGCGCTTCCTCCATTTCCTCACCGAGGATGACGCCACGGATATCCTGCAGCAGCTGCCCAAGCGGCGCCATCCGCACGTGCTCGACAAGATGCAGGAGGACAGGCGCAAGCGTATCGAGAAGCTCCTCACCTTCGGGCCGGAGACGGCCGGGGGGCTCATGGACCTCAACTTTATTGAAGTGGAATCCCACGCCACGGTGCCCACGGTATCCGTCGCCATGCAGGAGTACGTGCGGCACCACCACCGGCAAGTCCCGGTCGTCCTGCTCCGGACCGGCAAGGGCGTCGGTTACATTCCCTCACGCACGCTCCTCTCCTCCCCCGGCCATGCGAAGATGGAGAGCGTCGCCCAACCCATCCCCATTTTCAGCCACAACGCTGACCGGGAGCAGGTCTTGGAACGCATGGGACGGGAGGGGACGGATATCGGTTGCGTGGTGGACGATAACCAGAAGATCATCGGCGTCATCCACCTCAATGACCTGCTGTGGGTTGCGGAGGAGGAAGCGACGGAAGACGTGTACCTCCTCGGCGCCGTCAATCCCATGGAAGGGAGCTACATGGAGACGAAGTTCGCCACCATCTGGCGGAAGCGGGTGGTGTGGCTCTCCATCCTCTTCATCGCGGAGCTCTTCACCTTCACCGCCCTTGCCCGGTTCGAATCGTCCATCGCCGCCGTCACCGCGTTGGCATTGTTCGTTCCCCTCACCATTTCCACCGGCGGCAACAGCGGCTCGCAGGCTGCGACGCTCATCACGCGCGCCATGGCGCTGGGCGACGTGACACCGCGCGAGTGGCTCCGCGTGCTGCGCCGGGAACTCCTCATGGGAATGGCGCTGGGCGCGACGCTCGGCGCCGTGGCGTTCTTCCGCGCTTCACTGACGCCCCAATCCGTTTTGGGCATCGCCGACCGCTGGGCGCTTGCCCAGGTGGTGGCGTACTCCGTCGGCGCCATATGTCTGTGGGGGACCGTCGTCGGCTCCATGCTGCCCATCGCATTCAAGCGCTTCGGCATCGATCCCGGCTACGCCTCCAGCCCCTTCGTGGCCACCTTCGTGGACGTGACCGGCATCGTGATTTACTTCTCCATCGCGAACGTGTTCATCTTGCACTGA
- a CDS encoding glycosyl hydrolase family 8: MQSPSRGRWPSIDDAFLGAATLASTSVILVLVYVSRLTTSLIDENAHLNFSRLLSDSRTPGISQIGFWPPLLHLLLAPFTALGPLYTSGLAGAVVLVPLLFLAAVFLHRTCFLLTGKRAWSMAAASLFLLNPFVLYYAVVPMMEVLFLATTFGTAYAITYWLKERTTFSLIFTGAMVSLSCLARYEGLILLPVTGAVILFTLLRERAPYARLEAVSLIFGIVAVLGFLFIAVYGWIFGGSPLAFMGGSWLRDPSFNVRPAHLNLIASLRYTLHAAYHMGGQFFVLLSLVSFLWGTALSLRYREALAPLLVLLSPLLFVVITQFTGSTIINVPELPPYGFFNNDRYGLTVIGFVVLAPLLLLHTLRYGKDNRFSSLLTGVRSVALIALFALSGAQFQRVVFAERFDTIRRDINSPSREQRETARFLREHYRGGNILMSRSDNDPIITETGIPLDRYIYEGNYLYFEQALREPWNFAQWIVMHNPASAADPWAEQNEQVYQSWGADGALPAFFEPAFENNGRKVYRLNEEAFRAFVQESGFNAQAIPSLDGENDWDPRTIYTAMRMPRESAVPLQAALSKDSIPPHLKALYESHLKPAYRNGFYTDVQGTGTSESQSYALWQSFLMDDRETFDRVWRWTKLNLQRPDRLFQWKFAMQGEILVVLDANSATDADTDIAYLLLRAGEEWGGDEYLADALPIINGIWENETATTQKGRHLTAGNWATTGSDITLNPSYFSPHAYRLFSAYDTQHDWEEVVAQGYEDLKAVSARPMGTLMHAFLPPDWIAIDRRTGDFLPYGGKENGADYSYDAFRTFFRIALDGLLTEDDRPRVYLRQATTFERDWPLRGSPCSVYPASGTGCLLDTGSLAGPLSVWSITHPRRAEDVVRTFYLEKGSPYLSPAAAFYEKSWYWFGLWLWSNAPDA; this comes from the coding sequence ATGCAATCACCCTCCCGCGGCAGGTGGCCGTCCATTGACGATGCGTTCCTCGGTGCCGCCACGCTCGCCTCCACAAGCGTGATTCTGGTGCTCGTGTACGTGTCCCGCCTCACCACGTCCCTCATCGACGAGAACGCCCATTTGAACTTCTCCCGCCTCCTCAGCGACAGCCGCACGCCGGGCATCAGCCAAATCGGTTTCTGGCCGCCGCTCCTCCATCTTCTCCTCGCCCCGTTCACCGCACTGGGCCCCCTGTACACCTCGGGGTTGGCGGGCGCCGTGGTGCTCGTGCCCCTGCTCTTCCTTGCAGCCGTGTTCCTCCACCGGACCTGCTTCCTTCTCACCGGCAAACGCGCCTGGAGCATGGCGGCCGCGTCACTCTTCCTCCTCAACCCGTTCGTCCTCTACTACGCGGTCGTCCCTATGATGGAAGTGCTCTTTCTCGCCACAACCTTCGGGACGGCATACGCCATCACGTATTGGCTGAAGGAACGCACGACCTTCTCGCTCATTTTCACGGGGGCTATGGTTTCCCTTTCGTGCCTCGCGCGGTACGAAGGCCTCATCCTTCTGCCCGTCACGGGCGCCGTCATCCTCTTCACCCTTCTCCGGGAACGCGCGCCGTACGCAAGACTGGAAGCGGTATCCCTCATTTTCGGAATCGTCGCCGTGCTGGGCTTCCTCTTCATCGCCGTATACGGCTGGATCTTCGGCGGATCGCCCCTCGCGTTCATGGGAGGGAGTTGGCTGCGCGACCCCTCCTTCAACGTCCGACCGGCCCATCTCAACCTCATCGCCTCGCTGCGCTACACGCTCCATGCGGCGTACCACATGGGGGGGCAATTCTTCGTCCTCCTCTCCCTCGTGAGCTTCCTGTGGGGAACGGCGCTTTCACTCCGCTACCGTGAAGCCCTGGCGCCGCTCCTGGTGCTCCTGAGCCCCCTCCTCTTCGTCGTCATCACGCAGTTCACGGGCTCCACGATCATCAACGTGCCGGAACTTCCTCCCTACGGCTTCTTCAACAATGACCGGTACGGGCTCACTGTCATCGGCTTTGTTGTCCTCGCACCGCTCCTCCTTCTCCACACCCTCCGGTACGGGAAGGACAACCGCTTTTCGTCCCTCCTCACAGGCGTCCGTTCCGTCGCACTCATCGCCCTATTCGCACTTTCGGGCGCGCAGTTCCAACGAGTGGTCTTCGCCGAACGTTTCGATACCATCCGAAGGGACATCAACAGCCCCAGCCGGGAACAGCGGGAGACGGCGCGGTTCCTGCGGGAGCATTACCGCGGCGGGAACATCCTCATGTCACGGTCGGACAACGACCCCATCATCACGGAAACGGGGATCCCGTTGGACCGTTACATCTACGAAGGGAACTACTTGTACTTTGAGCAGGCCTTGCGTGAACCCTGGAACTTCGCGCAGTGGATCGTGATGCACAACCCCGCTTCCGCCGCCGACCCGTGGGCGGAACAGAACGAACAGGTCTACCAATCCTGGGGCGCCGACGGTGCACTCCCCGCATTTTTCGAACCTGCTTTCGAGAACAACGGCAGGAAGGTGTACCGCCTCAACGAAGAAGCGTTTCGAGCCTTCGTGCAGGAGAGTGGCTTCAATGCGCAAGCGATACCGTCTCTCGACGGTGAAAACGATTGGGACCCCCGGACGATCTACACGGCCATGCGCATGCCCCGGGAAAGCGCCGTCCCTCTGCAGGCGGCCCTCTCCAAGGACAGCATCCCCCCGCACCTCAAAGCTTTGTACGAGAGTCACCTGAAGCCCGCGTACCGCAATGGGTTCTACACGGATGTCCAGGGCACAGGGACGTCGGAATCCCAATCGTATGCGCTGTGGCAATCCTTTTTGATGGATGACCGGGAGACGTTCGACAGGGTGTGGAGGTGGACCAAGCTCAACTTGCAGCGCCCGGACCGTTTGTTCCAGTGGAAGTTCGCCATGCAGGGGGAGATTCTCGTGGTGCTGGATGCCAACTCCGCTACAGACGCGGATACGGACATCGCGTACCTTCTCCTCCGCGCGGGGGAGGAATGGGGGGGTGATGAGTACCTTGCCGATGCTCTCCCCATCATCAACGGCATTTGGGAGAATGAAACCGCAACCACGCAAAAGGGAAGACATCTCACCGCGGGAAATTGGGCGACCACGGGCTCGGACATCACCCTGAACCCTTCGTACTTCTCCCCGCATGCCTACCGGCTCTTCTCAGCCTACGATACGCAGCATGACTGGGAGGAGGTGGTAGCACAGGGATACGAGGACCTGAAAGCCGTCTCTGCGAGGCCCATGGGAACCCTGATGCATGCGTTCCTTCCTCCCGACTGGATCGCCATCGACCGCCGTACGGGCGACTTCCTTCCCTACGGCGGAAAGGAGAACGGCGCTGACTATTCTTACGACGCCTTCCGCACCTTCTTCCGCATTGCACTGGACGGTCTGCTCACCGAAGATGACCGGCCTCGCGTATATCTGCGTCAAGCCACCACCTTCGAACGAGATTGGCCTCTCCGCGGTTCGCCCTGCAGCGTGTATCCCGCATCCGGCACCGGCTGTTTGCTCGACACTGGTTCGCTGGCGGGACCGCTCTCCGTGTGGTCCATCACGCATCCCCGCAGGGCGGAGGATGTGGTGCGCACGTTCTACCTGGAAAAAGGCTCGCCCTACCTCTCTCCCGCAGCCGCATTCTACGAAAAGAGCTGGTACTGGTTCGGGCTGTGGCTCTGGAGCAACGCGCCGGATGCGTGA